A region of Argentina anserina chromosome 5, drPotAnse1.1, whole genome shotgun sequence DNA encodes the following proteins:
- the LOC126795815 gene encoding uncharacterized protein LOC126795815 translates to MDDTTDRKQAEISGVSRMRRECLSFTVSLQQGFGYVKAFFVGQAKKLTARNEKEAAEADLLTAKMQAEATDAAEDTKNRLNKSV, encoded by the exons ATGGACGACACTACTGATAGAAAGCAAGCAGAGATTTCCGGTGTGTCTCGTATGAGAAGGGAATGCTTATCTTTCACCGTTTCGTTGCAACAAGGTTTTGGCTATGTCAAGGCCTTCTTTGTTGGTCAG GCTAAGAAGTTGACGgcaagaaatgagaaagaaGCAGCAGAAGCAGACCTACTAACTGCTAAAATGCAAGCTGAAGCCACTGATGCAGCCGAGGATACCAAAAACAGACTCAACAAATCGGTCTAA